A stretch of Salarias fasciatus chromosome 23, fSalaFa1.1, whole genome shotgun sequence DNA encodes these proteins:
- the sec22bb gene encoding vesicle-trafficking protein SEC22b-B isoform X1, protein MVLLTMIARLADGLPLAASMQEDEQGSEKLGRDLQQYQSQAKQLFRKLNDQSPTRCTLEAGSMAFHYCIEKGVCYLVLCEASFPKKLAFAYLEDLQAEFHEQHGKKVPTVSRPYSFIEFDTYIQKTKKSYIDSRARRNLGSINTELQDVQRIMVANIEEVLQRGETLSALDSKASNLSSLSKKYRSDAKYLNTRSTYAKLAAGGVFFIMLIVYVRFWWL, encoded by the exons ATGGTGCTGCTGACGATGATCGCTCGGCTGGCCGATGGACTGCCGCTGGCCGCGTCCATGCAGGAGGACGAGCAG GGAAGTGAAAAG TTGGGTCGAGATCTTCAGCAGTATCAAAGTCAAGCAAAGCAACTCTTCAGGAAGCTCAATGACCAAAGTCCCACTCGCTGCACTTTAGAGGCAGGGTCAATGGCTTTTCA CTACTGCATAGAGAAGGGAGTGTGCTACCTTGTGCTCTGTGAGGCCAGCTTTCCTAAGAAGCTAGCCTTTGCTTACCTAGAAGACCTGCAGGCAGAGTTTCATGAGCAGCATGGAAAGAAGGTCCCCACTGTGTCACGCCCCTACTCATTCATTGAATTTG ACACTTACATTCAAAAAACCAAGAAATCCTACATTGACAGCCGAGCACGAAGGAATCTAGGAAGCatcaacacagagctgcaggacgTACAGAGGATCATGGTCGCTAACATAGAAGAAGtactgcagagaggagaaactCTGTCTG CACTGGACTCCAAGGCCAGCAACTTGTCCAGCCTGTCTAAAAAGTACAGGAGTGATGCCAAGTATCTGAATACCCGCTCCACCTATGCCAAACTGGCAGCTGGCGGTGTCTTTTTCATCATGCTCATTGTCTACGTACGCTTCTGGTGGCTCTGA
- the sec22bb gene encoding vesicle-trafficking protein SEC22b-B isoform X2, whose amino-acid sequence MVLLTMIARLADGLPLAASMQEDEQLGRDLQQYQSQAKQLFRKLNDQSPTRCTLEAGSMAFHYCIEKGVCYLVLCEASFPKKLAFAYLEDLQAEFHEQHGKKVPTVSRPYSFIEFDTYIQKTKKSYIDSRARRNLGSINTELQDVQRIMVANIEEVLQRGETLSALDSKASNLSSLSKKYRSDAKYLNTRSTYAKLAAGGVFFIMLIVYVRFWWL is encoded by the exons ATGGTGCTGCTGACGATGATCGCTCGGCTGGCCGATGGACTGCCGCTGGCCGCGTCCATGCAGGAGGACGAGCAG TTGGGTCGAGATCTTCAGCAGTATCAAAGTCAAGCAAAGCAACTCTTCAGGAAGCTCAATGACCAAAGTCCCACTCGCTGCACTTTAGAGGCAGGGTCAATGGCTTTTCA CTACTGCATAGAGAAGGGAGTGTGCTACCTTGTGCTCTGTGAGGCCAGCTTTCCTAAGAAGCTAGCCTTTGCTTACCTAGAAGACCTGCAGGCAGAGTTTCATGAGCAGCATGGAAAGAAGGTCCCCACTGTGTCACGCCCCTACTCATTCATTGAATTTG ACACTTACATTCAAAAAACCAAGAAATCCTACATTGACAGCCGAGCACGAAGGAATCTAGGAAGCatcaacacagagctgcaggacgTACAGAGGATCATGGTCGCTAACATAGAAGAAGtactgcagagaggagaaactCTGTCTG CACTGGACTCCAAGGCCAGCAACTTGTCCAGCCTGTCTAAAAAGTACAGGAGTGATGCCAAGTATCTGAATACCCGCTCCACCTATGCCAAACTGGCAGCTGGCGGTGTCTTTTTCATCATGCTCATTGTCTACGTACGCTTCTGGTGGCTCTGA
- the npl gene encoding N-acetylneuraminate lyase, giving the protein MASAAEKKLTGLVAATFTPFTPQGEINLPVIGDYIDYLRETQGVCNVFVNGTTGESMSLSVEERKKLAEEWCKRGHGKLEQVIVHVGSMSVKESKELARHAAEIGVDGIAVISPSFFKPKTAGALRTFLQEVASAAPNLPFYFYHLPAFTGVNIPARDVLEGIEQLIPSFRGVKFSGNDLMDFGLCASYSQPSWSLLYGVDEQLLSALVIGANGAVGSTYNYVGCHIKNLMSAFENGDLVQAKAIQFKLQELLKYAVQVGFDVGVNKQLMSEISGLTLGPPRLPVEPCSSAHAQSIKQKLISIFA; this is encoded by the exons ATGgcttctgctgctgagaagAAACTGACGGGACTTGTTGCCGCAACTTTCACGCCGTTCACCCCACAAGG tgaaatcaaCCTCCCGGTGATTGGAGATTATATTGACTACTTGAGAGAGACACAGGGTGTATGCAATGTATTTG TGAATGGCACAACTGGCGAGAGCATGTCTTTGTCTgttgaagagaggaagaaacttGCAGAAGAGTGGTGTAAGAGAGGCCACGGCAA GTTGGAACAGGTGATTGTACATGTCGGGTCTATGAGTGTTAAAGAATCCAAAGAACTG GCCCGCCACGCAGCTGAGATTGGTGTTGATGGGATAGCAGTCATCAGCCCCTCCTTCTTCAAACCCAAGACTGCAG GTGCTTTGAGAACCTTTCTCCAGGAGGTGGCTTCTGCTGCTCCAAATCTACCCTTCTATTTTTATCATCTCCCAGCTTTTACTGGTGTTAACA ttccaGCCAGAGATGTTTTGGAAGGTATAGAGCAGCTCATTCCCTCATTCAGAGGTGTGAAGTTCTCTGGGAATGACCTGATGGACTTCGGTTTGTGTGCCAGCTACAGCCAGCCTTCCTGGTCTCTCCTGTATGGTGTAGATGAG CAACTGCTGTCCGCTCTGGTCATTGGAGCCAATGGAGCAGTTGGAAG cACATATAACTATGTGGGATGCCACATCAAGAATCTCATGTCTGCATTTGAAAATGGTGATCTTGTCCAAGCCAAGGCAATACAG TTTAAGCTGCAAGAGCTTCTGAAGTATGCTGTACAAGTTG GATTTGATGTGGGAGTGAACAAGCAATTGATGTCTGAGATATCAGGGTTAACTTTGGGACCTCCTCGCCTGCCAGTGGAGCCATGCAGTTCAGCTCATGCTCAGTCCATAAAACAGAAATTAATCAGCATTTTTGCATAG